Proteins from a single region of Murdochiella vaginalis:
- a CDS encoding nucleotidyltransferase domain-containing protein — MDHQQKIIAYLKENYDPLTIAVYGSYADGTNDSYSDFDCLLIVKSKDRMHDDMIIDGVLLDCFLYSEQEMEQENIETFLPLYEAKLVYDTGMGQAVQSRVRNYVQSHTVHDPEEKRFLVSWIRKTMKRMEKTDEEGHFRAIAFLAESLEDYCILRDRFYFGSKKTIRYLKDKDEQGFRFFQKAITARSNETIREWAKYILQVHRLSASAK; from the coding sequence ATGGATCATCAACAGAAAATCATTGCCTATTTGAAAGAAAACTATGATCCGCTGACTATAGCAGTCTATGGCTCTTATGCAGACGGAACAAACGATTCATACAGTGATTTCGATTGTCTTCTGATCGTCAAGAGCAAGGACAGAATGCATGATGATATGATTATAGATGGCGTTTTGCTGGATTGCTTTCTTTATAGTGAACAAGAGATGGAGCAAGAAAATATTGAAACCTTTCTCCCGCTATATGAGGCAAAGCTGGTCTATGACACCGGCATGGGGCAGGCGGTTCAGTCAAGGGTTCGAAACTATGTACAGTCTCATACCGTGCATGATCCCGAAGAAAAGCGCTTTCTTGTTTCCTGGATAAGGAAAACTATGAAGCGAATGGAAAAAACGGATGAGGAAGGTCACTTTCGAGCGATTGCGTTTCTTGCGGAGAGCCTGGAGGATTACTGTATTCTGCGTGATCGCTTCTATTTCGGCAGCAAAAAGACAATTCGTTATCTTAAAGATAAAGATGAACAGGGCTTTCGTTTTTTTCAGAAAGCCATTACGGCTCGCTCGAATGAAACCATCAGGGAATGGGCGAAGTATATTCTACAGGTGCACCGGCTGAGTGCATCGGCAAAATGA
- a CDS encoding V-type ATP synthase subunit I: MAIVKMSAFQLIFFASEQDALLQRLQTFDRVHIVEQGEPTVEGIHALPLAKEHNALQSQISRLEEAIETLRSYVPVPTRWTEKLGNALPQATANVDIPVEEVIDEVHDETETMHRAIEKIKANAEKKQELSHWTALDVSKEQLSSMRSIQAMVGTIPQRWADDVRKFIAVEAKGTTVEFLDADAKVYYVLLLTNGKDEGLNAVLRDASFQPFPLEEGGTIAEQLQALDKDTMAQEKTIADGKVHLKRLCDKWLTSLEVVYEEKAEQFALLNAEDRLLYSKMLSFMKGYVPTEEVDAFTEAVAGNMDPSRYLLDIAPAALNDPDVPILLQNNAIAKPFENIVKTYSLPLYKEMDPTGLITPWYILFFSIMLGDLGYGALLFLGTTLALHFFDWKPNTAMSLRFFQVLSIPTMVVGLCFGSLFGGLIPIPALVLDPMKDFMTMIVASVALGFIHLMVGLGLKGVQLMREGNPKGVVYDVFSWMFILVGLLMVALTTILNGNPLFKTVGFVMAIVGAALVLLFSARDEKGIGRFTWGLYNLYGATSYIGDLVSYTRLTAIMLAGAYIGYAMNMIGGMLTGLGVPGFVLAALIIVGAHLFNLFLSSLSSYVHAMRLIYVEFFGKFFEGGGKPFRGMRPEPKYVDLQSPRER; this comes from the coding sequence ATGGCCATCGTTAAAATGTCCGCCTTTCAGCTCATCTTTTTTGCGTCCGAGCAGGATGCCTTGCTACAGCGTTTGCAAACGTTTGACAGGGTACATATCGTCGAGCAGGGCGAACCGACCGTCGAAGGCATTCATGCCCTTCCCCTGGCGAAAGAACATAATGCCCTGCAAAGCCAGATTTCCCGCCTTGAGGAAGCTATAGAAACGTTGCGCTCCTATGTTCCTGTGCCGACTCGCTGGACGGAAAAGCTCGGCAATGCTCTTCCCCAAGCAACAGCGAACGTGGATATTCCCGTCGAAGAGGTGATCGACGAGGTTCACGACGAAACAGAAACTATGCATCGCGCTATCGAAAAGATCAAAGCCAATGCTGAAAAAAAGCAGGAGCTTTCTCACTGGACAGCACTGGATGTTTCCAAAGAGCAACTTTCTTCCATGCGCAGTATCCAGGCAATGGTGGGCACGATCCCGCAACGGTGGGCAGATGATGTGCGAAAATTCATTGCCGTCGAAGCAAAGGGGACGACAGTTGAATTTCTGGACGCGGATGCCAAGGTATACTATGTTCTTCTTCTTACCAACGGAAAGGACGAGGGCCTGAACGCAGTCCTCCGCGATGCGAGTTTCCAGCCGTTTCCGCTCGAAGAGGGCGGTACGATTGCGGAACAACTGCAAGCACTGGATAAAGATACTATGGCGCAGGAAAAGACCATTGCAGATGGCAAAGTGCACCTGAAACGCCTGTGTGACAAATGGCTAACTTCTCTGGAAGTGGTGTATGAAGAAAAAGCCGAGCAATTTGCCCTTCTGAATGCGGAAGATCGCTTGCTGTATTCTAAAATGCTCAGCTTTATGAAGGGCTATGTCCCGACAGAAGAAGTGGACGCTTTTACGGAGGCCGTCGCCGGAAATATGGATCCGTCACGCTATCTGTTGGATATTGCGCCGGCGGCTCTGAACGACCCGGATGTGCCCATTCTTCTGCAGAACAACGCCATCGCAAAACCGTTTGAAAACATTGTTAAGACCTATTCGCTACCGCTTTATAAAGAGATGGATCCCACCGGGCTGATCACGCCCTGGTATATTCTTTTTTTCAGCATCATGCTTGGCGATCTGGGCTATGGGGCGCTGCTTTTCCTGGGAACGACGCTTGCGTTACACTTTTTCGACTGGAAGCCCAATACGGCTATGTCGCTGCGTTTTTTTCAGGTGTTAAGCATTCCGACGATGGTGGTCGGTCTTTGCTTTGGCTCCCTGTTTGGCGGACTGATTCCTATTCCGGCGTTGGTGCTCGATCCCATGAAGGACTTTATGACCATGATCGTTGCATCCGTTGCCCTCGGTTTTATCCATTTGATGGTTGGCCTCGGATTAAAGGGTGTACAGCTGATGCGGGAAGGCAATCCCAAAGGGGTGGTCTATGACGTGTTTTCCTGGATGTTCATTCTCGTCGGTTTACTGATGGTCGCCCTAACGACGATTCTGAACGGCAATCCCTTGTTCAAAACCGTCGGGTTTGTTATGGCGATTGTCGGTGCCGCATTGGTGCTGCTGTTTTCCGCACGAGACGAGAAAGGTATCGGCCGCTTTACGTGGGGCCTTTATAATCTCTATGGTGCCACGAGTTATATCGGCGACTTGGTCAGCTACACGCGTCTTACCGCAATCATGCTTGCTGGCGCATACATTGGCTATGCCATGAATATGATTGGGGGAATGCTCACCGGTCTCGGCGTACCGGGCTTTGTGCTCGCTGCCCTCATCATTGTGGGCGCGCATCTGTTCAATTTGTTCTTGAGCTCGCTGTCGTCGTATGTCCATGCGATGCGCCTGATTTATGTGGAATTTTTTGGAAAGTTTTTTGAAGGGGGAGGCAAGCCGTTCCGCGGCATGCGCCCCGAACCCAAATATGTTGATTTGCAGTCGCCGCGTGAGCGTTAA
- a CDS encoding V-type ATP synthase subunit K, with protein sequence MTEFFLQNGGMIFSFLGIAIAVIFSGAGSAKGVGHVGEAAAAVVIDEPEKFGKSMVLQLLPGTQGLYGFVIGLVVLLLGVSQGMSLEKGLHLLFACMPVGFVGYFSAIAQGNVAYSGIEILAKNDEQFTKGIVYAVMVETYAILAFIISLILVLQA encoded by the coding sequence ATGACGGAGTTTTTCTTACAAAACGGGGGAATGATTTTTAGCTTTCTGGGCATTGCCATTGCGGTGATTTTTTCCGGAGCCGGGTCGGCCAAAGGCGTCGGTCATGTCGGGGAAGCGGCAGCGGCGGTTGTCATTGATGAACCGGAGAAATTCGGTAAATCCATGGTTCTGCAGCTTCTTCCGGGAACGCAGGGCCTTTACGGCTTTGTTATCGGCCTGGTCGTTTTGCTTCTGGGCGTTTCGCAGGGCATGAGTCTAGAAAAGGGACTGCATCTTCTGTTTGCGTGCATGCCGGTCGGTTTTGTCGGTTATTTTTCGGCCATTGCGCAGGGCAACGTTGCCTATTCCGGCATTGAAATTCTGGCGAAAAATGACGAACAGTTCACCAAGGGCATTGTTTACGCCGTCATGGTCGAAACCTACGCGATTCTGGCATTCATTATCTCGCTGATTTTAGTGTTGCAGGCGTGA
- a CDS encoding V-type ATP synthase subunit E → MAQLEQLIEQIRMDANEQKTKLLDEAKKQVQEERGRALQEARLAAENILAHAEREKAAIVDRVQAEEERDDRNARLSAKQELVQNVFALAEEKLRHLDPARLQQALDAYLVAHPLAKEAVLELPQESSLQTPPGVKVERSDSFVSGFRVRRAGMRENFDYIEILQYMRHDLEQEVIRAMAEGEE, encoded by the coding sequence ATGGCCCAACTGGAACAACTGATTGAACAAATTCGCATGGATGCGAACGAACAGAAAACAAAATTGCTTGATGAAGCAAAGAAGCAGGTGCAAGAAGAAAGAGGCCGTGCACTTCAGGAAGCGCGTCTTGCGGCAGAGAATATTCTTGCTCATGCCGAACGTGAAAAAGCGGCGATCGTCGATCGCGTGCAGGCGGAAGAGGAACGTGACGATCGCAATGCGCGCCTGAGCGCGAAGCAGGAACTCGTGCAAAATGTTTTTGCCCTTGCGGAAGAGAAGCTGCGGCACTTGGATCCGGCACGTTTGCAACAAGCATTGGATGCATATCTTGTAGCCCATCCTTTGGCAAAAGAGGCGGTTTTGGAATTGCCGCAGGAAAGTAGCCTACAAACGCCACCGGGCGTAAAGGTGGAACGATCCGATTCCTTCGTGAGCGGCTTTCGTGTTCGTCGTGCAGGCATGCGCGAAAATTTTGATTACATCGAGATCCTGCAGTATATGCGGCATGATCTGGAGCAGGAGGTCATTCGCGCAATGGCGGAAGGAGAGGAATGA
- a CDS encoding V-type ATPase subunit: MDNQAFASMRIHMAEKDLITPGQWDRMREAPDYDAAIQVLKETRYGALFAEGESPVLSDVLKIELQKQADFILDLVREPELRRLLFLRYDYHNLKILVKASTELERFEPLLFPFGTLFIPRIKKQIAEKKTFGVANLAEQTAVEAAKVWAETGDAQEVDFLLDRAYFAELHALSKQTKSAFFARYAREMTDFTNLLSFFRARVQQQPKSFLTHVFLPGGTIRMEDLLSPKVSSPVVEDGSNALSGVDREKLCAMLHRAGASNETVNAWEAFAQTGDMNEVERVRDHVSLLLAVEGGRKESGLALLFSYLVRVRTEIQDVNIVLGAKRVGIPAEQIASYMRTITSGTQVERSRHA; encoded by the coding sequence ATGGATAATCAAGCCTTTGCTTCCATGCGCATTCACATGGCCGAAAAGGATCTGATCACGCCCGGACAATGGGATCGTATGCGGGAAGCGCCTGACTATGACGCTGCGATACAAGTGTTGAAAGAAACACGATATGGAGCGCTCTTCGCGGAAGGGGAGTCTCCCGTGCTTTCCGACGTGCTTAAAATCGAATTGCAGAAACAGGCGGATTTTATCCTTGATCTCGTGCGGGAGCCGGAACTCAGGCGTTTGCTGTTTCTGCGCTACGATTACCACAATCTGAAGATTCTGGTCAAAGCATCAACCGAGCTCGAGCGTTTTGAGCCCTTACTGTTTCCATTCGGCACGCTTTTTATACCGCGGATCAAGAAGCAGATCGCCGAGAAAAAAACCTTCGGCGTCGCCAACTTGGCGGAACAGACGGCGGTTGAGGCGGCCAAGGTTTGGGCAGAAACAGGCGATGCGCAGGAGGTGGATTTCCTGCTGGATCGTGCCTATTTTGCAGAATTGCATGCGTTAAGCAAGCAAACGAAGAGTGCGTTCTTTGCGCGTTATGCGCGAGAGATGACGGATTTTACCAATCTGCTTTCCTTTTTCCGTGCCCGCGTACAACAGCAACCCAAATCGTTTTTAACGCATGTATTTTTACCGGGTGGCACCATTCGTATGGAAGATCTGCTGTCGCCGAAAGTATCCTCACCGGTGGTAGAAGACGGATCCAATGCCTTAAGCGGCGTGGATCGCGAAAAACTCTGTGCGATGTTACATCGCGCCGGTGCATCCAACGAGACGGTAAACGCCTGGGAAGCCTTTGCGCAAACAGGAGATATGAACGAGGTGGAAAGGGTGCGCGACCATGTATCGCTCCTTTTGGCGGTAGAAGGCGGAAGAAAAGAATCCGGCTTGGCGTTACTCTTTTCCTATTTAGTCCGCGTGCGAACGGAAATACAGGATGTGAACATCGTTCTGGGCGCAAAGCGCGTTGGCATTCCTGCGGAACAAATTGCGTCCTACATGCGTACGATAACGTCAGGAACGCAGGTGGAAAGGAGCCGTCATGCATAA
- a CDS encoding V-type ATP synthase subunit F — protein sequence MHKVAVIGDRHSVLAFEALGVEVFTPTEDHEIRNTVERLARDDYAVIFMTEELAERAEETLSHYQNAAVPAIIMIPNSSGSQGIGMREIAANVEKAVGMNIF from the coding sequence ATGCATAAAGTAGCAGTGATTGGCGATCGCCATTCGGTGCTGGCCTTTGAGGCGCTCGGTGTAGAAGTGTTTACGCCGACAGAGGACCATGAAATTCGCAATACCGTGGAACGTCTTGCCCGCGATGATTACGCCGTCATCTTTATGACGGAAGAGCTGGCGGAACGGGCGGAGGAGACGCTTTCCCATTACCAAAATGCGGCCGTTCCGGCCATTATTATGATTCCGAACAGCAGCGGCTCACAAGGCATCGGCATGCGAGAAATTGCAGCTAATGTTGAAAAAGCCGTGGGCATGAATATCTTTTAG
- a CDS encoding V-type ATP synthase subunit A has product MKEGTIIKVSGPLVEAGGMEDANIQDVVEVSDKGLIGEIIEMKGDVAFIQVYEETTGIGPGEPVTSLGAPLSVELGPGLVGQIYDGIQRPLDDLAEKAGDFLERGVSAPAISHEKKWDFVATAKVGEFVSAGDVLGIVQETEVLEHKIMVPPRQKGKITALASGAYTVEDVIGTLEDENGEKQELRLAQKWPVRQARPVARKMDPTVPLVTGQRVIDTFFPVAKGGTAAIPGPFGSGKTVIQHQLAKWADAEVIVYVGCGERGNEMTDVLNEFPEIMDPNTGKSLMQKVILIANTSNMPVAAREASIYTGMTIAEYYRDMGYSVALMADSTSRWAEALREMSGRLEEMPGDEGYPAYLASRIASFYERTGIVKCLGSEDREGSLTAIGAVSPPGGDLSEPVTQSTLRIVKVFWGLDYDLSYARHFPAINWLKSYSLYQDKMDDYFCEAVHPQFAAHRQQAMALLTEEQSLQEIVRLVGKDALSPEDQLKLFTAKSLREDFLQQNAFDDVDTYCSAKKQYEMLTIILAFHEKAQEALAHGVYLREIESMPIRQRIVRMRQIPEEQLNEMDSLRQEMTAAFQTLMQEQEVVND; this is encoded by the coding sequence TTGAAAGAAGGAACGATCATTAAAGTATCCGGACCGCTGGTTGAGGCCGGCGGAATGGAAGATGCCAATATTCAGGATGTGGTGGAAGTCTCGGATAAAGGGCTGATTGGCGAAATCATCGAGATGAAGGGCGACGTCGCCTTTATACAGGTCTATGAAGAGACCACGGGTATCGGACCGGGAGAACCCGTTACTTCGTTGGGGGCGCCGCTAAGCGTGGAGTTGGGGCCGGGATTGGTCGGTCAGATCTATGACGGTATCCAGCGTCCACTCGATGATTTGGCGGAAAAAGCGGGCGACTTTTTGGAGCGTGGTGTTTCCGCGCCGGCCATTTCGCACGAAAAGAAATGGGACTTCGTTGCGACCGCAAAGGTTGGGGAGTTCGTTTCGGCAGGGGATGTTTTAGGCATCGTGCAGGAAACGGAAGTGCTCGAACATAAAATCATGGTTCCACCGAGACAAAAGGGAAAGATTACCGCATTGGCCTCCGGCGCATACACGGTAGAAGACGTGATCGGTACATTAGAAGACGAAAACGGAGAGAAACAGGAGCTGCGTCTGGCGCAGAAATGGCCGGTTCGCCAGGCACGCCCGGTGGCACGAAAGATGGATCCGACGGTGCCACTCGTTACCGGACAGCGCGTCATTGATACGTTCTTCCCGGTGGCAAAAGGCGGAACAGCCGCTATCCCTGGCCCGTTCGGTTCCGGAAAAACGGTCATTCAGCATCAGCTGGCCAAGTGGGCGGATGCCGAGGTCATTGTCTACGTCGGTTGCGGTGAACGCGGCAACGAGATGACCGACGTCTTGAATGAATTTCCGGAAATTATGGACCCGAACACGGGCAAGAGCCTGATGCAGAAGGTCATTTTGATCGCGAACACCTCTAACATGCCGGTGGCGGCACGTGAGGCGTCTATTTATACCGGCATGACCATTGCGGAATACTATCGCGACATGGGCTATTCCGTGGCGCTCATGGCCGACTCCACTTCGCGCTGGGCAGAGGCTCTGCGTGAGATGTCCGGTCGTCTGGAAGAAATGCCGGGCGATGAAGGTTATCCTGCCTATTTGGCGTCGCGCATCGCGAGCTTTTATGAGCGCACCGGGATTGTGAAGTGCCTCGGCAGCGAGGATCGCGAAGGATCCCTTACCGCTATCGGTGCAGTCTCTCCTCCGGGTGGCGACCTTTCCGAGCCGGTTACACAGTCGACTCTGCGTATTGTTAAAGTCTTCTGGGGACTGGATTACGATTTGTCCTATGCGCGTCATTTCCCGGCTATCAACTGGTTGAAGAGCTATTCCCTCTACCAAGATAAAATGGATGATTATTTCTGCGAAGCGGTGCATCCGCAATTTGCTGCGCATCGTCAACAGGCGATGGCACTTCTTACCGAAGAGCAGAGTTTGCAGGAGATCGTTCGTCTGGTCGGCAAAGATGCTCTTTCCCCGGAAGATCAGTTGAAACTTTTTACGGCAAAATCGTTGCGCGAAGATTTTCTGCAGCAGAACGCTTTCGATGATGTGGATACGTACTGTTCGGCGAAGAAACAATACGAGATGTTGACCATCATTCTTGCTTTCCACGAAAAAGCGCAGGAAGCGCTGGCACATGGCGTGTATCTGCGAGAGATCGAGAGTATGCCCATCCGTCAACGCATTGTGCGTATGCGTCAGATTCCCGAAGAGCAGTTGAATGAAATGGATTCCCTCCGTCAGGAGATGACAGCGGCATTCCAAACGCTGATGCAGGAGCAGGAGGTCGTCAATGATTAA
- a CDS encoding V-type ATP synthase subunit B translates to MIKDYQTVREISGPIMLVTGVEGVKYEELVEVQLQDGTTRRGKVLEVSEKATLVQLFEGSAGINMRDTSVRFLGHPQEIGVSTDMIGRVFNGMGEPIDDGPKLLPEKRLDINGSAINPYSRLYPSEFIQTGVSAIDGLNTLVRGQKLPIFSGNGLPHNQLAAQIARQATVRGTDEKFAVVFAAMGITFEEAQFFIKDFQKTGAINRAVLFMNLADDPTIERISTPRIALTAAEYLAFEQGMHVLVIMTDMTNYAEALREVSAARKEVPGRRGFPGYLYTDLSQLYERAGRIKGREGSITQLPILSMPEDDITHPIPDLTGYITEGQIILNRSLYNRGIFPPIDILPSLSRLKDKGIGEGKTRKDHAATMNQIYAAVARGRNAKELSTILGEAALSDADIAFAHFSDAFDQEYVNQGFTTNRTIEETLDLGWKLLRMLPREELKRIKDDMINEHFGPEGTGAESDAIARVAMMKQKQFHQEQSAHEENRGKGQEEAQ, encoded by the coding sequence ATGATTAAGGATTATCAAACCGTTCGTGAGATTTCCGGCCCGATCATGCTGGTAACCGGCGTGGAGGGCGTGAAATACGAGGAACTGGTGGAAGTGCAGCTTCAGGATGGAACCACGCGACGCGGAAAGGTGTTGGAAGTCAGCGAAAAAGCAACCTTAGTGCAGCTTTTTGAAGGCTCTGCCGGCATCAACATGCGCGATACCTCGGTGCGCTTTTTAGGGCATCCGCAAGAGATTGGCGTATCCACCGATATGATCGGACGCGTTTTTAACGGCATGGGCGAGCCCATCGATGACGGCCCGAAGCTGTTGCCGGAAAAACGACTGGACATCAACGGTTCCGCCATCAATCCCTATTCGCGCCTCTATCCGTCCGAATTCATTCAAACAGGCGTTTCGGCCATTGACGGCCTGAATACACTCGTTCGTGGACAAAAGCTGCCGATTTTCTCCGGCAACGGTCTTCCGCACAATCAGCTGGCGGCGCAAATTGCTCGTCAGGCGACCGTGCGCGGTACGGATGAAAAATTTGCCGTGGTGTTTGCTGCCATGGGCATTACGTTTGAAGAAGCGCAGTTTTTTATTAAAGATTTTCAGAAGACGGGCGCCATCAACCGTGCGGTGCTGTTTATGAACTTGGCGGACGATCCGACGATTGAGCGCATTTCCACACCGCGTATCGCCTTGACGGCAGCGGAGTATCTCGCCTTTGAGCAGGGAATGCACGTTTTGGTCATCATGACCGATATGACCAACTATGCCGAGGCCTTGCGTGAAGTTTCCGCTGCCCGAAAAGAAGTGCCGGGACGCCGTGGCTTCCCCGGTTATCTCTATACCGACCTTTCGCAGCTGTACGAGCGCGCCGGAAGAATTAAGGGACGTGAAGGCTCCATCACGCAGCTTCCGATTCTTTCCATGCCGGAGGACGATATCACCCATCCGATTCCGGATTTGACCGGCTACATCACCGAAGGACAGATCATTCTGAACCGAAGCCTTTATAATCGCGGTATTTTCCCGCCCATCGATATTTTGCCATCCCTTTCACGTTTGAAGGATAAGGGGATTGGCGAAGGTAAGACGCGCAAAGACCATGCGGCTACCATGAACCAGATTTATGCCGCCGTTGCGCGGGGACGTAACGCCAAGGAGCTTTCCACCATCCTCGGCGAAGCGGCTCTTTCCGATGCGGATATCGCTTTTGCGCATTTTTCGGATGCGTTTGATCAGGAATACGTGAATCAGGGCTTTACTACCAACAGAACGATTGAGGAAACCTTGGATCTGGGCTGGAAACTGTTGCGCATGCTGCCGCGTGAGGAACTCAAGCGTATCAAGGATGACATGATTAATGAGCACTTTGGTCCGGAGGGAACGGGGGCTGAGTCGGATGCTATTGCACGCGTGGCGATGATGAAGCAGAAACAGTTCCATCAGGAACAATCTGCACATGAAGAAAATCGTGGAAAGGGACAGGAGGAAGCGCAATGA
- a CDS encoding V-type ATP synthase subunit D, whose amino-acid sequence MTRLNVNPTRMVMTGLKDRLKTAKRGHKLLKDKQDELMRRFIALAKENRTLREEVEKELQEAFRAFSMASAVMSDPMLENALLSSKQRMGVDVHVENIMSVRIPAFTFVRSGVEEGKEANIYPYGFAQTSVELDVALKKLNGAMDRLLKLAKLEKSCQLMAKEIESTRRRVNALEYRTIPDLEETITYIRMKLEEEDRATITRLLKIKDLISQAREEGRHDIEVLLQTNQ is encoded by the coding sequence ATGACGCGCCTGAATGTCAACCCGACGCGAATGGTGATGACGGGCCTGAAAGATCGCCTGAAAACCGCCAAGCGCGGTCATAAGCTGCTAAAAGACAAACAGGATGAGCTCATGCGCCGCTTTATCGCGTTGGCGAAGGAAAACCGCACGCTGCGCGAAGAGGTGGAAAAGGAGCTGCAAGAAGCTTTTCGCGCCTTTTCCATGGCCAGCGCTGTCATGTCCGACCCGATGCTTGAAAATGCGCTGTTAAGCTCTAAACAGCGCATGGGCGTGGACGTGCACGTAGAAAATATCATGAGCGTGCGCATTCCGGCGTTTACTTTTGTGCGCAGCGGTGTCGAGGAGGGGAAAGAAGCGAATATCTATCCCTATGGCTTCGCACAAACCTCGGTTGAATTGGATGTGGCATTGAAAAAACTAAATGGCGCTATGGATCGTCTGTTGAAACTGGCCAAGCTGGAAAAAAGCTGTCAGCTGATGGCCAAGGAGATCGAATCCACACGGCGGCGCGTCAATGCACTGGAGTATCGGACGATTCCGGATCTCGAGGAAACCATCACCTATATCCGCATGAAATTGGAAGAAGAAGATCGGGCGACGATCACCCGCCTGTTAAAGATCAAGGATCTTATCTCCCAGGCGCGGGAAGAAGGCCGCCACGATATTGAAGTGCTTTTACAAACCAATCAGTAG
- a CDS encoding metallophosphoesterase — MRIACIGDVHYTSMLLHGSAKRNLNRQFYTNFFRTFFSIEADRYVCLGDLTHFGTKRQLREIFSIINETKREDQRFEPVIGNHDILFGGKETFREISGLRWLYRADDQEDVRLLYLDTARVAAFRKNSSYMGIEQSRWICDQLLSAGSKPVVVFAHHPCNHVRMTDSQGRYLTHMSLDDVLELKSGTAIYINGHKHKDCYHVDKNWAFLQFSDILDEPVIRVLTLEEGNLSMESVAITDPEMLHSAKVIIRSVGTFMRKKNDQQFAEVEDLTLQQNADESSFQLEFSPRPAARA; from the coding sequence ATGAGAATTGCCTGCATCGGTGATGTGCACTATACCTCCATGCTCCTGCATGGATCCGCCAAACGAAACTTGAATCGACAATTTTATACCAACTTCTTTCGTACCTTCTTTTCCATCGAGGCGGATCGCTATGTCTGCTTGGGAGACTTGACCCACTTTGGTACAAAACGACAGCTTCGCGAGATCTTTTCGATTATCAACGAAACGAAACGAGAAGATCAGCGTTTTGAGCCGGTTATTGGCAACCACGATATCCTTTTTGGCGGAAAAGAAACCTTCCGGGAAATTAGCGGTTTGCGCTGGCTCTATCGTGCAGACGATCAGGAAGATGTGCGTTTGCTGTATTTGGACACCGCACGCGTTGCGGCCTTTCGCAAGAATTCATCCTACATGGGAATCGAACAGTCCCGTTGGATTTGCGACCAACTGCTCAGTGCCGGTTCAAAACCGGTGGTGGTGTTCGCGCATCATCCATGTAATCATGTTCGTATGACGGACAGTCAAGGTCGTTATCTCACACACATGTCACTGGACGATGTGCTGGAACTCAAGAGCGGTACGGCGATTTATATTAATGGCCACAAGCATAAAGACTGCTACCATGTGGATAAGAACTGGGCGTTTTTGCAATTCAGCGATATTTTGGATGAGCCCGTGATTCGTGTGCTCACGCTGGAAGAAGGCAATCTCAGCATGGAATCTGTGGCGATCACCGATCCGGAGATGCTGCATTCCGCAAAAGTGATTATTCGTTCGGTAGGCACTTTTATGCGCAAGAAGAATGACCAACAATTTGCTGAGGTGGAGGATTTAACTCTGCAGCAAAATGCGGATGAAAGCAGTTTTCAACTGGAATTTTCACCGCGTCCGGCCGCGAGAGCATAA
- a CDS encoding nitroreductase family protein, whose translation MKQKDINVSEQAQQIDVLAFQRQHRTIRQFTDEPITEAQLAKIKEIADRTASAMGLQTASVLRVTEDSLRKVFGEVTGQPYVADAPELWVFVADLHRNATIVEQKTGEKPVIGMGKFMSAYADALLMAQNVMNAVEALGLGGAFIGSIANDPPHIRQALHLPTGTYAAIAVIFGHPGETPQQKPRMPQTMRFFENTYPTDNAYLDPLDAYDAQMQTYTDLRHPDKTLPSFTEQVLRSFSGAADGRDHLISFLSDSGFHVSPEENR comes from the coding sequence ATGAAACAGAAAGATATAAACGTTTCGGAGCAGGCGCAGCAAATCGATGTGTTGGCGTTTCAGCGGCAACATCGTACCATTCGCCAATTTACCGACGAGCCGATCACGGAAGCACAGCTTGCAAAAATTAAGGAGATAGCCGATCGCACCGCAAGCGCCATGGGCCTGCAGACGGCTTCCGTGCTTCGTGTCACAGAAGATTCTTTGCGAAAAGTCTTCGGTGAGGTGACAGGGCAACCCTATGTTGCCGATGCTCCGGAGCTTTGGGTGTTCGTTGCCGATCTGCATCGCAACGCAACCATCGTGGAACAAAAAACGGGTGAGAAGCCCGTCATCGGCATGGGGAAATTTATGTCCGCCTACGCGGATGCGCTGCTCATGGCGCAAAATGTCATGAACGCCGTGGAAGCGTTGGGGCTTGGAGGCGCCTTCATCGGCAGCATCGCGAATGATCCGCCGCATATTCGCCAGGCGCTTCATTTACCGACCGGCACGTATGCGGCAATCGCAGTGATTTTTGGCCATCCGGGCGAAACGCCGCAACAAAAACCGCGAATGCCACAGACGATGCGCTTTTTCGAAAACACGTATCCCACGGATAACGCGTATTTGGATCCGTTGGATGCCTATGATGCGCAAATGCAAACCTATACGGATCTTCGTCATCCGGACAAAACGCTTCCCTCGTTCACGGAGCAGGTTCTTCGAAGCTTTTCAGGCGCGGCGGACGGCCGTGATCACTTGATTTCATTTTTATCCGATTCCGGATTTCATGTATCGCCGGAAGAAAATCGATGA